The DNA sequence cgacccctaagcacacagccaagacaacgcaggagtggcttcgggacaaatctctgaatgtccttgagtggcccagccagagcccagactttgaagccgatagaacatctctggagagacctgaaaatagctgtgcagtgacactccccatccaacctgacagagcgtgagaggatctgcagagaagaatgggagaaactccccaaatacaggtgtgccaagcttgtagcttcatcaaagtactgggtaaagggtctgaatacttatgtaaatcataTTTCAGTATTTATTTTGAATACTTTTgccaaaatgtctaaaacctgtttttgcttagtcattattgggcattgtgatgtcattatggggcattgtgatgtcattatggggcattgtgatgtcattatggggcattgtgtattgatttaatccattttagaataaggctgtaacgtaacaaaaatgtagaagaagtcgaggggtctgaatactttctgaatgcactgaaaatacattttaatagcaggacactgtaaagtccatcaTTCCCCCCGAAGAGTAGGAATTAGGTTGTTTTGAGAAGGTGTTTGAATTCTAGGCAACATGCATACACATTGTTTTGATGTACAATAGACCCAACAATAGCTACTggagtaggtcaaagctgtgtgccgGAATGGGTTGGTGGGCATTCCTTTATCGGCGTCAGACCAATGCCTACATCTCACATTTAAATTTCCATGGAtttaccccccccacccccgcaAGGTGTCTTCTGAAATGTGTAATTTACACttaaaattatgtaaaatatatatatatttttttatacataatTTTCTCTCTGCTAATTTATTTCCCAGGGTCctcggtttcccaaaagcatcttaataAGGATACTTAGTTAAATCTCAGAGCGGTTTTCTGTAAAACCATCATTACTGAACTTTTTGTTCTTCCAcgtcactttatacacagaagatccCTGTTTTAAACACGGAATGGAgatgtctatctgtctctctgtgactgcCGATTAGTTTCAGAACCAAGTTGACTAGGATTTACAACGTTGCCCCTGGCTCGGCATTTGTTATAAACAAGCAAAGGGTGAAGAGATGTTTCAAATGAAAACCAAGATGGCTGCCGTCAAAACCAAGATGGCTGCCGTCAAAAAAACCAAGATGGCTGCCGTCAAAAAAACCAAGATGGCTGCCGTCAAAAAAAACAAGATGGCTGCCGTCAAAAAAACCAAGATGGCTGCCGTCAAAAAAACCAAGATGGCTGCCGTCAAAAAAACCAAGATGGCTGCCGTCAAAAAAACCAAGATGGCTGCCGTCAAAAAAACCAAGATGGCTGCCGTCAAAAAAACCAAGATGGCTGCCGTCAAAAAAACCAAGATGGCTGCCGTCAAAAAACCAAGATGGCTGCCGTCAAAAAAACCAGGATGGCTGCCGTCAAAAAAACCAAGATGGCTGCCGTCAAAAAAACCAAGATGGCTGCCGTCAAAAAAACCAAGATGGCTGCCGTCAAAAAAACCAAGATGGCTGCCGTCAAAAAAACCAAGATGGCTGCCGTCAAAAAAACCAAGATGGCTGCCGTCAAAAAAACCAAGATGGCTGCCGTCAAAAAACCAAGATGGCTGCCGTCAAAAAAACCAAGATGGCTGCCGTCAAAAAAACCAAGATGGCTGCCGTCAAAAAAACCAAGATGGCTGCCGTCAAAAAAACCAAGATGGCTGCCGTCAAAAAAACCAAGATGGCTGCCGTCAAAAAAACCAAGATGGCTGCCGTCAAAAAAACCAAGATGGCTGCCGTCAAAAAAACCAAGATGGCTGCCGTCAAAAAAAACAAGATGGCTGGACACTAGTAAACAGTAGTatacaaatataaacaccatgggaccacgcagccgtcattaccgctcaggaaggagacgcgttctgtctcctagagatgaacgtactttggtgcgaaaagtgcaaatcaatcccagaacaacagcaaagtaccatgtgaagatgctggaggaaacgggtacaaaagtatctatatccacagaacgagtcctatatcgaaataacctgaaagactgctccaaaaccgccattaaaaaaagccagactacggtttgcaactgcacatggggacaaagatcgtactttttggagaaatgtcctctggtctgatgaaacaaaaatagaactgtttggccataatgaccgttatgtttggaggaggcttgcaagccgaagaacaccatcccaaccgtgaagcacgggggtggcagcatcatgttgtgggggtgctttgctgcaggagggagtggtgcacttcacaaaatagatggcatcatgaggcaagagAATTAtctgaatatattgaagcaacatctcaagacaacagtcaggaagttaaagcttggtcacaaattggtcttccaaatggacaatgaccccaagcatacttccaaagttgtggcaaaatgtctcaaggacaacaaagtcaagataatggagtggccatcacaaagccctgacctcaatcctatagaacatttgtgggcagaactgaaaaagcgtctgcgagcaaggaggcctacaaacctgactcagttacaccagctctgtcaggaggaacgggccaaaattaacccaattcattgtgtgaagcttgtggaaggctaccagaaacatttgacccaagttaaacaatttaaaggcaatgctaccaaatactaatagagtgtatgtaaacttctgacccactgggaatgtgatgaaagaaataaaagctgaaataagtcatattctgacatttcacaattcttaaaataaagtggtgatcctaactgacctaagacagggattaaatgtcaggaatcgtgaaaaactgagtttagatgtatttggcttaggggtaaacttccgacttcaactgtacatgtgttatatttcttaattccattattttactttgttgttgtgtatttttttttacagtgcagtaatatctaaaaacacacaaacctaaaagtaacataatggaattaagaaatatataaatattagaacgAGCGACGTCAGAGTTCGGAAACACACAAGCTTttagctacactcgcaataacatctgataaatatgtgcatgtgaccaataaaatgtcattttaattttgaattggattagtgtgtgtgtgtggtgtgtgaacaatccaatattttattttgtatacagTACAAACCCCATTTTATTGTGGGAAGTGTTCTAGCACCTTCTAAGGGTATGAGTTAAGATGTTTAAGAGAAGGTTTaaatcctaagcaacctgccttCACATGGTTTGAAGTACAACAGACCAAcaatagctactgtagtaggtcaaagctgtgtgccgGAAAACCTGGGTGGATTATGGGTGAAGTAGGCGTTGTGGAGCTCATGTGAATTTATtcgcttttttgggggggggggggcttcagaccaatgcctattTCTCACTTAAAACAGTTCATTTTTAACATTTATAATCATATCTGTATATTTGTCAAAGTATATTAGTCGTTATTGTGACATTTTAAATGGCTCTTCCTGATGTGGCATCCAGTGATGTTGGAAGCAGTGCGCCCCAGATCATTTATCTAGATTCGTTTCTTCCTGATGTTGGACGCAGTGGGCCCCGGATCATTTATCTAGATTCGTTTCTTCCTGATGTTGGAAGCAGTGCGCCCCAGATCATTTATCTAGATTCGTTTCTTCCTGATGTTGGACGCAGTGGGCCCCAGATCATTTATCTAGATTCGTTTCTTCCTGATGTTGGACGCAGTGGGCCCCAGATCATTTATCTAGATTCGTTTCTTCCTGATGTTGGACGCAGTGGGCCCCAGATCATTTATCTAGATTCTAAGTGAGGAGCTCTGGATTGTTTGTGTGACTGAGAACTGAGAATTGTGTCAGTTAAGATATTCAAATAAGGGACGTTGGACCGCAGCTCTGCTCTCTGACACCTGCTGTAGGGGGTGTGGTGCTGTAAGGGGTGTGGGGGTGTGGTGCTGCTGCAgggggtgtggtggtgtggggcTGCTGGGGGTGTGGGGCTGCTGCTGGGGGTGGGCTGCTGCTGGGGGTGGGCTGCTGCTGGGGGTGGGGTGCTGCTGCTGGGGGTCTGGTTTGGGGgtaacagacacacaacaggtcTGGGGgtaacagacacacaacaggtcAGGTCtgggggtaacacacacacaacaggtcaGGTCtgggggtaacacacacacaacaggtcaGGTCTGGGGgtaacagacacacaacaggtcAGGTCTGGGGgtaacagacacacaacaggtcAGGTCTGGGGGTAACACACACAACAGGTCAGGTCTGGGGGTAACACACACAACAGGTCAGGTCTGGGGGTAACACACACAACAGGTCAGGTCTGGGGgtaacagacacacaacaggtcAGGTCTGGGGgtaacagacacacaacaggtcAGGTCTGGGGgtaacagacacacaacaggtcAGGTCTGGGGgtaacagacacacaacaggtcAGGTCTGGGGgtaacagacacacaacaggtcAGGTCTGGGGgtaacagacacacaacaggtcAGGTCTGGGGgtaacagacacacaacaggtcAGGTCTGGGGgtaacagacacacaacaggtcAGGTCTGGGGGTAACACACACAACAGGTCAGGTCTGGGGGTAACACACACAACAGGTCAGGTCTGGGGGTAACAGACACACGACCGTTTCACAACCGTCGGTTTTTTGGAATTTCAGGCTCAAACAAGTTGTGAATCCTGTTTATTTTTCTAGACTGACTATTTTAAACTTGGACGTGTGTCTGTCTGGAGAAGAGCGTCTGAATGAAAAAGATGaatttaactctctctctttctcctgtcactgtctctctgtctctctctctttctcctgtcactgtctctctgtctctctctctgtctctctctctgtctctctttttctgtctctctctctgtctctctctctgtctctctctctgtctctgtgtgttccagtGAGCGTTTTTCAGAACAGAATCACTTCCCCGTTCAGAACCTCCCCGTCGGATCCTCCAAAGGAGATCGTTCTTCAGAACACAGTCACTTTTCCATTGGATCCTCTAAAGGAGTATGTAacgaatatacacacacacacaacactgcacgtgtgtgtgtgaaatgtctTGTCATACCATTCTAGTgttgtcttgtttttttaaaactacagtaccagtcaaaagttttggacACAcctcaagggtttttattttctacattgtagaataatagtgaagacattaaaactatcaactaacacatatggaatcatgtagtaaccaaaaaaataaatagattttaagattcttcaaagtagcctccttTTTGCCTTGTTGATGACAGCTTgtgctcactcttggcattctctcaaccagcttcatgaggtagtcacctggaatacttttccaacagtcttgaaggagttcccacttatatttttatattttttattttcacctttatttaaccaggtaggccagttgagaacacctttatttaaccaggtaggctagttgagaacacctttatttaaccaggtaggctagttgagaacacctttatttaaccaggtaggctagttgagaacacctttatttaaccaggtaggctagttgagaacagctttatttaaccaggtaggctagttgagaacacctttatttcaccaggtaggctagttgagaacacctttatttaaccaggtaggctagttgagaacacctttatttaaccaggtaggctagttgagaacacctttatttcaccaggtaggctagttgagaacacctttatttaaccaggtaggctagttgagaacacctttatttcaccaggtaggctagttaagaacacctttatttaaccaggtaggctagttgagaacacctttatttaaccaggtcggccagttgagaacacctttatttaaccaggtaggctagttgagaacacctttatttaaccaggtaggctagttgagaacacctttatttaaccaggtaggctagttgagaacacctttatttaaccaggtaggctagttgagaacacctttatttaaccaggtaggctagttgagaacacctttatttaaccaggtaggctagttgagaacacctttatttaaccgggtaggctagttgagaacacctttatttcaccgggtaggctagttgagaacacctttatttaaccgggtaggctagttgagaacacctttatttaaccgggtaggctagttgagaacacctttatttaaccaggtaggctagttgagaacacctttatttaaccaggtcggctagttgagaacacctttatttaaccaggtcggccagttgagaacacctttatttaaccaggtaggctagttgagaacacctttatttaaccaggtaggctagttgagaacacctttatttaaccaggtaggctagttgagaacacctttatttaaccaggtcggccagttgagaacacctttatttaaccaggtcggccagttgagaacaagttctcatttacaactgtgacctggccaagataaagcaaagcagttcgccacagacaacgacacagagttacacatggagtaaacatagtcagtcaataacacaatagaacaatctTTGTACAGTGTTtggaaatgtagaagagtagggaggcaataaataggccatagaggcgaaataattaccatatagcaattaaacactggagtgatagatgtgcagaagatgaatgtgcaagtagagatactggggtgcaaaagagcaaatgaataacaatatggggatgaggtagttgggtgggctatttacagatgggctgtgtatgctgagcacttgttggctgcttttccttcactctgcggtccaactcatcccaaaccatctcacttgggttgaggtcaggtgattgtggaggcctggtcatctgatgcagcactccatcactctccttcttggtccaatagcccttacacagcctggaggtgtgttgggtcattgttctgttgaaaaacaaatgatagtcccactaagcccaaaccagatgggatggagtatcactgcagaatgctgtggtagctatgctggttaagtgtgccttgaacacAGGATGTTAGCATGTGTGCTAACACCTATACAAGAAGCAAGTCACACAGGGTGTTAGCATGTTGCTAACACCTATACAAGCTTGCTAGATCGATCATTTTAGGGATTAGACGCCCGCGAAACTGGCGGATTAGACGCCCGCGAAGCTGGAGGAGGGGGATTAGACGCCCGCGAAACTGGGGGACTAGACGCCCGTGAAACTGGCGGAGGGGGACTAGACGCCCGTGAAACTGGCGGAGGGGGACTAGACGCCCGTGAAACTGGGGGAGGGGGACTAGACGCCCGTGAAACTGGCGGAGGGGGTGCTgttttaaaaaacatatttttacaaAGACCTAATTTAATGTCACTAAGACTTTTTGGATGTTTTATGAAATTAACTGGTCCTTTTTTTGTAAATCATTTGTTctgaaggtaaaaaataaataaaaatgattagGTTGTTTGGGGACTTTTTCATTTCTAATGGTCCTTTTCATGTCTCATTACCAAGCTGATGTGTGTTTATTATGGCAATGTCTCTTCCAGAGTTTCATAACTGACTATTTAATACCATCAACATGGTTTTGACAGTAGAtatctagcgtgtgtgtgtgtgtgtgttactctacagtgtgtgtgtgtgtgtgatggagagtaATCAGATTTTTGTCTCAAACAGATTGATGATCATGCTTCATCTATATCACTGGCCCAACTTTCAAAGGTAAACTATATATTCTCTCCTCTTCACCCTacttctgttctctcctcttcccttctccccttctctccttattttctctccttctcttctctccttctcttctctccttattttctccttctcttctctccttctctcctctccttcccttctctccccttctctcctctccccttctccccttctctccttcccttctctcctcttctctccttctccccatctctccttcccttctctccttctctcttttctcttaaAACAGTTGAGTTGGATTGAAACTAAgtgttaaaaaaaaactgttttcaaaaAGTGATGTTGACTGACTTGGTTGTAATgatctgatgatgatgatgatgactgacTTGGTTGTAATgatctgatgatgatgatgatgactgacTTGGTTGATATGATGATGATCTTAATTGGTGGTTTTGATGTGATTTGTTTACTGTCCCTGGTCATGTAAAgagatttctctctctgtctttttagTCTGAAGGAGACGTACACTTGCTGCTGCTTACACTCgtacgttacacacacacacacacacacacactcgttcgttacacacacacacacacacacacacacactcgttcgttacacacacacactcatacgttacacacacacacactcgtcccCGACCACATATCCTGAAGAATGAAGTGTTCGCCTCGtttttttcccttctctctctaaaTGAAGACTCAACGGgttgtctttgtttgttttgCTCATACGTGACCTTTCACCCCTAGGACACTAATTTATAAACAAACCTGTTATCAATCTTGCTTTCAAATCTTATTGAAGCCCATGTAACAACTTTTAAAAAACATTTCAACAATCCTCTCTACTGCACCATGCTTTGTCAGCACACTGTGTTTTTGAAGAGATTtacttcatatatatatacacatttagcagatgtaattTATCCTCAAATATGTAGTTTGCTGAAGTAAAACACAAACCTACAGTGTGAACCACGGACGTGATTCTTGGTTGAACCCTTCTGTTGTTGTGATGGAACTGATTTTGTTATTGTtggttatatatatttatttatacctTGTGACGTTCAACTAGAGAACAGCATTTACTACTTTTAATGGTGTTAACAGGCTGTGATGACAGTGAGCTGTTAAAAGGACTGTGTTTTGATTGGGTAGCTGGAATGTGGGAGTATGAATGTTTTATCCAATAAAACGTCTCTTGGACCCCTGACCGTTTATGCGTGTAGCTGTGATTGGGTAGCTGGAATGTGGGAGTGTGAATGTTTTATCCAATAAAACGTCTCTTAGACCCCTGACCGTTTATGCGTGTAGCTGTGATTGGGTAGCTGGAATGTGGGAGTATGAATGTTTTATCCAATAAAACGTCTCTTGGACCCCTGACCGTTTATGCGTGTAGCTGTGATTGGGTAGCTGGAATGTGGGAGTATGAATGTTTTATCCAATAAAACGTCTCTTAGACCCCTGACCGTTTATGCGTGTAGCTGTGATTGGGTAGCTGGAATGTGGGAGTGTGAATGTTTTATCCAATAAAACGTCTCTTAGACCCCTGACCGTTTATGCGTGTAGCTGTGATTGGGTAGCTGGAATGTGGGAGTATGAATGTTTaattaaatgtgttgttttatcCAATAAAACGTCTCTTAGACGAAGGATAATATCTGTTTTCTCCCCCAGTGGATTTACACTTCCTGTCCTTTTCtaaaataatttttttatttaaaattttatttaaatgtattttaatttattttatagaCTTTTTTAAAAATAAAGTCGATTCAAGTGAATCTGGTAGATTAGTATTTTCTCGTGAGAAATAAGGTGCGTCAGCAATGTGTTTTCAGACCAGAGTcaatctaacagactgactaggttagacacagatctaacagactgactaggttagacacagatctaacagactgactaggttagacacagatctaacagactgactaggttagacacagatctaacagactgactaggttagacacagatctaacagactgactaggttagacacagatctaacagactgactaggttagacacagatctaacagactgactaggttagacacagatctaacagaccgactaggttagacacagatctaacagactgactaggttagacacagatctaacagaccgactaggttagacacagattcAACAGgacctaacagactgactaggttagacacagatctaacagactgactaggttagacacagatctaacagactgactaggttagacacagattcAACAGgacctaacagactgactaggttagacacagatctaacagactgactaggttagacacagatctaacagactgactaggttagacacagatctaacagaccgactaggttagacacagattcAACAGgacctaacagactgactaggttagacacagatctaacagactgactaggttagacacagatctaacagactgactaggttagacacagatctatcaGGACCTAACAGACCGACTAGGTTAGACCCAGATCTAACAGACCGACTAGgtttagacacagatctaacagactgaactaggttagacacagatctaacagactgactaggttagacacagatctatcaGGACCTAGCAGAccgactaggttagacacagatctatcaggacctaacagactgactaggttagaccagatctaacagactgactaggttagacacagatctaacagactgactaggttagcaAGGACTGACTAGGTTGACaccagatctaacagactgactaggttagacacagatctaacagactgactaggttagacacagatctaacagactgactaggttagacacagatctaacagactgactaggttagacacagatctaacagaccgactaggttagacacagatctaacagactgactagttagacacagatctaacagactgactaggttagacacagattctaacagactgactaggttagacacagatctcaacagactgactaggttagaccaCCAGATCTAACAgatgactaggttagacacagatctaacagactgactaggtagacacagatctaacagactgactaggttagacacagatctaacagactgactaggttagacacagatctaacagactgactaggttagacacagatctaacagactgactagttaGACAACAGATctacagactgactaggttagacacagatctaacagaacTGACTAGGTTAGAGACACAGAtcaacagactgactaggttagacacaacagatctaacagactgactatttagctggtctgtcataatataatagagacagtagatctagctggtctgtcataatataatagagacagtagatctctgGTCTGtcaaatacaatagagacagtatatctagcggtctgtcatatataataggacagtagatctagctggtctgtcataatagaatagagacagtagatctagctggtctgtcatagtacaatagagacagtagatctagctggtctgtcataatataatagagacagtagatctagctggtctgtcataatataatagagacagtagatctagctggtctgtcatatataatagagacagtagatctagctggtctgtcatattaataattagacagtagatctagctggtctgtcataatataatagagacagtagatctagctggtctgtcataataagagacagtagatctagctggtctgtcataatataatagagacagtagatctagctggtctgtcataatataatagagacagtagatctagctggtctgtcataatataatagagacagtaaatctactggtctgtcataatataatagagacagtagatctagctggtctgtcataatataatagagacagtagatctagctggtctgtcataatatatagagacagtagatctagctggtctgtcatatataatagagacagtagatctagctggtctgtcataatat is a window from the Oncorhynchus kisutch isolate 150728-3 unplaced genomic scaffold, Okis_V2 Okis06b-Okis10b_hom, whole genome shotgun sequence genome containing:
- the LOC116360015 gene encoding E3 ubiquitin-protein ligase RBBP6-like, whose product is MSCVHYKFSSKLNYDTVTFDGLNITLADLKRQIMGRERLKAVDCGLQITNAQTKEEYKDDEALISKNSSVIIRRIPIGGVKASSKMYNIERFSEQNHFPVQNLPVGSSKGDRSSEHSHFSIGSSKGIDDHASSISLAQLSKSEGDVHLLLLTLVRYTHTHTHTLVRYTHTHTHTHTRSLHTHTHTLHTHTLVPDHIS